TGCTGTATATGACTCGTGACCCAAGCAATGCCACCGGCAACAACGAGATAACATAACAATATTAAAATTTGCATTTGTAATTGTGACCAATCTCCTAAAGAGATAACATCTTGTAATCCTCTAAGAGAATGGGACATTGGGAGAAACTGTCCAATTTTGCTAAGAACAGCTATGTTTAATTCTCCTGGGAAAGTACCTCCGCTCGTCGCTAATTGCAGGACAAGAAGCGTTACCGCTAAGAACTTTCCAACAAGACCAAATACTGTGACTAACATAAGAATAAATGTCATGAACGTAAAGGAAATCACAATACTTGATAAAACAAAAAGTGGCACACTTGCGACTTCTAATTTCATAACACCTAGCACAACTACATCTACGAGTAGCGCTTGAATAAGTCCAATTAAATATACCAATCCTAGTTTATTAATAAAATGTACGGTTCCACTTACCTTCATATTTTGTCTGCGGCCAAGCGGTAAAATATTCGATGCCATAATTCCGCCAACATAAAATGCAAGTGATAAGAAATATGGTGCAATGCCTGAACCGTAGTTAGGAACGTCAGAAACTGTTGACTTCACTAACTGAACTGGCTCTGAGAACATCGTATTGCGTGCATCATCATTACGAACATCCGCTATCTTCTCTGCGCCCTCTCCTAATTTCGTAGAAAGTTCTTTCGCACCATCGTCAAGTTTAACAAGTCCGTTCGTTAACTGATTAGCACCATGATTCAGCTCTGTTCCGCCACTCGCAAGTTGATTGACACCTTCTTGTAATGATGTAAATCCATTTCCCCACTTCGTAAATCCATCAGCCAAATTCGATGCACCATCTGCTATCTTTTTCGTTCCAGCAGTAGCTTCATTTAACTTAACTCCGAATGTATTCATACCTTCTTCAATCTTATGTTGACCGTCAGTAAGCTTCTTCGCACCTTGTGTCAATTGTTGTTGGCTATTATTTAAAGTACTTGTTGCTTTAGCTAGTCCATTAGACGTAGCAACAATTTTTTGAAAAGCGGGATCTTGCTGCACTTCTGGATGATTTTTCACGTACTCTTCTAATTGTTGTTTTATACTATTAGCCGCACCATCCGCTTTTACTTGGCCTTCAGCAAGCTTCTCACTTCCGCTCACCCATTCATTTGTACCAGCACTTAATTCACTAACTCCTGATTGTAACGTTTTTTCACCTTGTGCTAATAACTCCATACCACTATGAAGTGATGTCGCTCCTTGACTCAGCTCATTTGCTCCCCCCGTTAAGGCAGATTGACTGGATGCAAGTTTTTCACTTCCTTCTTTCAATTTCGATGTCCCACTACTTAAACGATCAATACCATCCGCAAGCTGATTCGCTCCATTTTTTGCATCGGTCGTTCCTTCATGTAACTTCTCAGCACCATTACTTGCATCACTCAATCCTTGTGCCAAATCTTGAAACTTTGAAAAGACGCCTTCTGTATAAGATTTCGTAATACTGTTTGAGATTTTTGTTTTCATATTTTCAACAGCTGTCGTTCCAATTTGAGCCGCTACAAAGTTTTTCCCTGGATTTACTTTGTACTGCAACGTTGCCGGCTCTGGTTTCTCATCCATAAGTGTACTTACCTTTTTAGAGAAATCTTCCGGAATCGTAACAACCATATAATATTTATCTTCTTTTAACCCTTCATCAGCATTTTTTCCTGATACGAAATGAAAAGCCAATTCCTTATTCTCTTTTAAATTTTTAACAAAATCGTCTCCTGCATGAATTGTTTTTTCATCCATCACAGCACCCTTATCTAAATTCACAACCGCAACAGGTAATTTATCTAATTTTCCATACGGATCCCAATATCCAGCCAAGAAGAATCCTGAATAAATTAACGGAACGATTAATAAAAAAATTAAAGCGATACGTCCATGTTTATGGTGCCACATCGCTTTCCAATCTTTAAATATAAGTTGAATTCCTTTCATGAAACATACTCCTTCTCCTAATTTCACACCATTACAATGGTTTAACAGATTTACTATACACGTCACTTTCCATACTGTATAATACATCTTTAATTATCAATTCATTCCTTTTGGTCTATAGAAAGGAGATTCGAAATGGAACTGCTCCAGTTAAAATACTTTCAGACAGTTGCACGACTAGAACATATGACAAAGGCAGCTGAAGAATTGCATATCGCGCAACCTTCACTCAGCAAAACAATCGCTAGACTCGAAAAGGATTTAGGCGTCCCTTTATTTGATCGCCAAGGCCGACAGATTACTTTAAATTCTTTCGGAAAAGTATTTTTAAAACGGGTAGAACGTATTTTTCATGAATTAAGTGAAGGGGAACGAGAAATTAAAGATTTAGCCGAATTACAACAAAGCTCTATTACACTGGCCGTTTCTATTCCGAGAATATTACCAGAACTACTTGGCTCTTTTTTACTAGAACATCCTAACGTTCGATTCCAACAATTTCTTGCATCCACTCCTTCTATGAAACGACAACTAGATAATATAGAAATTGACTTTTGTATCTCCTCTGTACCAATTGAAGGTGAGGAGATTGTTTGGGAACCACTTATTACAGAAGAAATTTTCTTAGTCGTCCCTTCAGACCATCGTTTATCAGGTCGAGAAAATATCCACCTGCATGAAGTAAAAGACGAACCATTTATTAGTATGAACACTGGCTATGGATTTCGGCACTTAACGGATGCATTTTGTAAAGAAGCTGGTTTCACTCCGCATATTGCTTTTGAAGTAGATGAACCGACCGTGATTAGCGACCTCATTAAGCAAGGTCTCGGCATCGCTTTTGTTCCAAGTTTAACTTTATTAAAAAACTCTGCTTTAGCATCAAGCAAATTGCGTATTATTGAACCCACTTGTCAGCGAACTATCGGTTTAAGTTGGTCGAAAAAACGCTACTTATCAAAAACAGCTCAGCAATTTCGTGAATTCGTGATTGATTACTTCTCCAACATTAGGACGTAAGATTATATCAACAAATAAAAGTTGCCACCCTCATATGGTGGCAACTTTTATTGTTCACTCTTTTTTAATTCCATTTCAGCTAAAAGTGGTAGTACATTATCAAAAATATGCGTATTATTATTTTCACCTGTTACATATCCACCGTAATATCTACTAAATACGTTATCATTTCGGAATGTGGCCATATGATCATACAATTCTTTCGCAAACTTTGTATCACCTGTTTGTAGTACGTACAAAATCGTTAGTCCGTATGCGGCTGGCGATTCATAATTCACAGTTTGTTTTCCCGTTTCTAAATTGTAACGACCGTATAGCTTTCCATCCTCCTGGAATTTCTTCTTTATAAATTCTAAATAAGCAGCTGATGAAAGACCACCTAAACTT
This genomic interval from Bacillus thuringiensis contains the following:
- a CDS encoding YhgE/Pip domain-containing protein — protein: MKGIQLIFKDWKAMWHHKHGRIALIFLLIVPLIYSGFFLAGYWDPYGKLDKLPVAVVNLDKGAVMDEKTIHAGDDFVKNLKENKELAFHFVSGKNADEGLKEDKYYMVVTIPEDFSKKVSTLMDEKPEPATLQYKVNPGKNFVAAQIGTTAVENMKTKISNSITKSYTEGVFSKFQDLAQGLSDASNGAEKLHEGTTDAKNGANQLADGIDRLSSGTSKLKEGSEKLASSQSALTGGANELSQGATSLHSGMELLAQGEKTLQSGVSELSAGTNEWVSGSEKLAEGQVKADGAANSIKQQLEEYVKNHPEVQQDPAFQKIVATSNGLAKATSTLNNSQQQLTQGAKKLTDGQHKIEEGMNTFGVKLNEATAGTKKIADGASNLADGFTKWGNGFTSLQEGVNQLASGGTELNHGANQLTNGLVKLDDGAKELSTKLGEGAEKIADVRNDDARNTMFSEPVQLVKSTVSDVPNYGSGIAPYFLSLAFYVGGIMASNILPLGRRQNMKVSGTVHFINKLGLVYLIGLIQALLVDVVVLGVMKLEVASVPLFVLSSIVISFTFMTFILMLVTVFGLVGKFLAVTLLVLQLATSGGTFPGELNIAVLSKIGQFLPMSHSLRGLQDVISLGDWSQLQMQILILLCYLVVAGGIAWVTSHIQHRETNAEQVS
- a CDS encoding LysR family transcriptional regulator encodes the protein MELLQLKYFQTVARLEHMTKAAEELHIAQPSLSKTIARLEKDLGVPLFDRQGRQITLNSFGKVFLKRVERIFHELSEGEREIKDLAELQQSSITLAVSIPRILPELLGSFLLEHPNVRFQQFLASTPSMKRQLDNIEIDFCISSVPIEGEEIVWEPLITEEIFLVVPSDHRLSGRENIHLHEVKDEPFISMNTGYGFRHLTDAFCKEAGFTPHIAFEVDEPTVISDLIKQGLGIAFVPSLTLLKNSALASSKLRIIEPTCQRTIGLSWSKKRYLSKTAQQFREFVIDYFSNIRT